The proteins below come from a single Diadema setosum chromosome 21, eeDiaSeto1, whole genome shotgun sequence genomic window:
- the LOC140244861 gene encoding uncharacterized protein, translating into MVAPGHLSKCIESQSDESDLVGGVSDLMVKLSGNFVAYLGMEPAMFNELLQSYFLADPSVVSPCGLHKSAWAGGAGCWWFVTQDFLKLPISPNSAFEPVTPSRPRCGSTSTPDCVVDYLIDDHTEENDSGFLSCNDGFVKRQIERWEELSRRDLWTDDSRSRENKQVESEGNIPAPIVLPPLFLHGALSLQYLSPLDDKLAILLYAIIQVKADFQMTELRLQHGKWQFDNSKAGRRPPRGRRNPGTARSHEDVSLPRIPENLAENDLKKGVSEQNLSGRLAIKSLTEYRVDLNQGRNVPAAQPQEGIPRENRGGLQSRHGATSPRYHQATSNTQQMMHQRTHGRQVPPDPRDFPQHVPPSWNRPGMGDPQIPHVRVPPHDGHRMVPHHSRPPVTNVTTQMVRTMQPEPQEGQRIGVTHSLLPVSNVRPQMATTMQPEPYVGQRIDVSHSSLPVSNMRPQMIRTMQPEPHEGQRIGVSHSSLPVSNVRPRMVRTMQPNQHEGQRVGVTPPHLPVSYGRSQMASGSQPGPHTVQRFGFNHSNLPTSQVRSQVASNMQPERHEGQRFGLNNSRPAVSHVRPNRGSSMQPESHAGQRIVFDHSGRPVSQVRPDRSSSMQPEPHAGQRIVFDHSDRPLSQVKPNITSSMQAEAQAGQRMVSDHSGRPVSQGRPDRSSNMQPEPHAGQRIVFDHSGRPVSQVRPDRSSSMQPEPQAEQRIVLDHAGRPLSQERPPQATSNLQPGIITAEDWMRLRHSNRDKRLTEPPPTNNAPSWSPPQIPRITISRPQGDMNNQSNDRNRRIHNHGDLLVDSSNRQPSQGNLSTASNVDSATTEMSHMHQNYNISGQDNTQILRDSAYQSPLGAESQPFTRTERGGHEEQFMTEYHEESRISPRLVSNSHANMYSPNLDSVNKVETKLSFRPSGDQQESRSNVSNRSVNDVGPCQQATNEVSSGPMPGSQVFSTDRKDPSEFPGDCIGHQNMSKRFAEGTQCALDESPTSPVSEVQSDASKESYYTSSYDTSRQTGELEWGINDRSEAKTMINVHKAEFSYSEKDMTEGLEKEPRAIMHSSRISESNPQRTYVKECHLPSAESAAKQRNLSAVTESTTIRANKVNIFTTTTAHNSPHKMAAREPVAQSPCDRSEMTAIPESEQIMHATKLNNSDADALQEIIQTLPLQDEVNTENADEGMCLSVQQMDVKGEVNVSDKDEVSISASHDVLRTPVKSTESGGDVNEVHTTNHVPINESEMGNPKNHPDADDLDSTSGAKGAQLPEALLSVDHLSTPATYEENHKDSETDNGVQLRDVNPTSTIESQGSELLNSITAAEPAADLVPHSQHAGDQMASPEIHMQTPCPAYETRSSETVAHNGMAVDHKDAIESSNYAANHETIAEDLLSPVQQRSSESLKGMTSSDPSESGPREKTTISDIKENELKCENAELVIDPILIYADPAQEMFASTTCAETENQAIENGDSVPDNEDHSKTKMDNVGDISEDVRVHPLPEDNSESTEAQLSPVAASLPAPIFQKGTHVSEDLETEEKLNDDPCNDSDEATHDTRLKEFGKVCETQPHSPGLSEQHTEIISVSVNLNSASELQSPCSGGDRMSLSVHSVCEKVDSDEPLSRDDTGLKASSIESKVAKGPSHTKTAEEFSSNGFAQQSEFSPHEEDSADITAVEDMVLLQITEEAITVQKLQNSGPQSTADNNTVLNPETDNIGTDTEKGMKELLASKNNSSDVELIIRELKSVQSHVDPTHRNEKNHEENHTNDADPLAVRISVALCDANPCDARESERLTSEPISSSASKDLRQEVLHLQESPGPRDEMSIDEKGKIRSEDDQRISHCSVTTLAQINLSTEDDIGENSSSERFPSGIQDTFSNERDNRYVVPRHIQSEQREPSATSEESRIDTNLAQSDSNQQSNIPSVLQEVSESVSSSKHATDEPTFLYPSVENNEGVAYVDETVPNVDLVLTETSQEVDPRSEMAFSSDHSLHSPRTPELKSQSLPENHQHQMDSGKGDDSVGSVRTTMPGEETPESSAELEMTRDQITTHQTERSETDVELELFQSSHSIVEEMSVNVTDASHHDNFAKNADSSNSVSSFPENSEKMNGEKTNPSSEQYSRSDLQPNNVIACDGGDAHEKNSHTLSCKDDSKNMKDESKELSGKQHEPVKGTDLTKRYLHALRVDIGKTGRKTLRSFDFKFAQVSKREIKVVEGKDKQLMNSEVQHSNLHPDTEKLLTYRKSDRGSSGDLSNATGDGGKTQSYKVSGANPGNGSCTPLLPTDDENKENVNAADVVSGGNTTKTSESLDLTFGRGSGKEVKILEENDKQQISSEFRHPNLHHDMDKLLKNGDRPSMGDSSNTNGDDMMAHVDKTSSGNTEIVTCTPPFTTDDETYKNATLTDDVSSGNTENIHGNDSSNTNREDDITHSYRVSGGNIDISTGTPAETTDDKSNENISMTGDASKGNTEKTPGRFEAIFERENRSESKVVEGQDKQQMISDFEHPNLHHDMDKKDQNANTERLGDSLNANGPDSDQTCSENAEIVTCAPPLTADDESNKDTNVTGGVSNDGVSIESTESTERDNSNVNRDDDETYSYRISIENTKNESNTPLVTADEETNDRIDVSSKNTEKTDGNDSFKIDEHSDSALSVNASSGDTGKIDSAPLSKADSEIETQRVSDVNPATQPAKVNNDAVLSFRSKANYKSELRKLSREIQAFRSELTEDGFASSNKESFQSPSSDDSEFLALEAMCMDEDSVENRLSLIIDEDIINNLHINEDDVEPTRRGRLYSSESVSSELGVSRQSRIPVPVRKISRSHSCLADIERDDSPYGDHLGSQSRKQRSVARIVPIPRGGTRSMPTTPTLSRRSRSKIPVLSSANPTPRAELKKQSDREKTRSSKTVRPRGSLWSYSSTPDLASDGFDRFNNFRQEKARSPFTPTGTPRYKSLRQKNKQPKPLPPFKPRECAIVPLPEWERLKKVLDSAGAPRASTCPSTPSETCFLSRASSQESWDFPTMSEGYYSPRSPGYATPRSVSACTSPRPSRWRVDGKVPRHLKKKYAWEPSEAALTANYDLDRKQFQSLAREPHGISSTTPVKASTVTPSSMDIPESNKAQRTTCRKGDRFNSSNKRVPQDDARDGDDVDSVKASSNPAPRGAENISPTSGLKAEHRVGFNLEQFSSDTDSEPERFVRSDPNLAARTKGLSLKRRLSLRRKKAPEKSKRDDVPEKSPKKKKRMFAFLKWLGLKK; encoded by the exons ATGGTTGCTCCCGGCCACCTATCGAAGTGTATCGAATCGCAGTCCGATGAATCCGACTTGGTTGGTGGAGTATCAG ATCTCATGGTCAAGTTATCGGGAAACTTTGTAGCGTACCTCGGAATGGAACCTGCCATGTTCAATGAGCTGCTGCAGAG TTATTTCTTGGCTGACCCCTCTGTCGTCTCCCCCTGCGGACTCCACAAGAGCGCCTGGGCGGGTGGTGCTGGATGCTGGTGGTTCGTCAcacagg ATTTCTTGAAATTACCCATCTCGCCGAACTCTGCATTCGAACCCGTGACACCTTCCCGACCACGATGCGGCTCCACATCGACGCCCGACTGCGTGGTTGACTACCTGATCGATGACCACACCGAGGAGAACGACTCCGGCTTCCTCTCGTGTAACGACGGATTTGTCAAAAG GCAAATCGAACGTTGGGAAGAGCTATCCCGCAGGGATCTCTGGACTGACGATTCGCGAAGTCGTGAAAACAAGCAAGTTGAATCTGAGGGTAACATTCCAGCGCCAATCGTCCTTCCACCTCTATTTCTCCATGGTGCGTTGTCCCTGCAGTACCTATCGCCTCTCGATGACAAGTTGGCCATCCTCCTTTATGCTATAATCCAAGTAAAAGCAGACTTCCAAATGACGGAACTGAGACTACAGCACGGCAAGTGGCAGTTCGATAACAGCAAGGCTGGTCGGAGACCGCCGAGAGGTCGGAGAAATCCGGGAACCGCCCGATCGCACGAAGACGTCTCTTTACCGCGCATCCCAGAAAATCTCGCCGAGAATGATCTGAAGAAGGGAGTGTCAGAACAAAATCTTTCTGGCAGACTGGCGATCAAGTCTTTGACGGAGTATAGGGTCGATCTCAACCAAGGCAGAAATGTTCCCGCCGCCCAGCCCCAAGAGGGTATCCCGAGAGAGAACCGGGGAGGGCTTCAATCCAGACATGGTGCAACATCACCAAGATATCACCAAGCCACATCAAATACTCAACAAATGATGCATCAAAGAACTCATGGGAGGCAAGTACCACCGGACCCTCGTGACTTCCCTCAACATGTGCCTCCTAGTTGGAATAGACCAGGTATGGGGGATCCGCAGATTCCGCATGTCAGAGTCCCACCACATGACGGTCATAGGATGGTCCCCCACCACTCTCGTCCTCCAGTGACCAATGTGACAACTCAAATGGTCAGAACCATGCAACCAGAACCACAAGAGGGACAAAGAATTGGAGTAACTCATTCGCTTCTTCCAGTGTCTAATGTGAGACCACAGATGGCCACAACCATGCAACCAGAACCATACGTGGGACAGAGGATTGACGTATCCCATTCGAGTCTTCCAGTGTCTAATATGAGACCACAGATGATCAGAACTATGCAACCAGAACCACACGAGGGACAAAGGATTGGCGTATCCCATTCGAGTCTTCCAGTGTCTAATGTGAGACCACGAATGGTCAGAACCATGCAACCCAATCAACACGAAGGACAGAGGGTTGGCGTAACTCCCCCTCATCTTCCAGTGTCCTATGGAAGATCACAAATGGCGAGTGGTTCGCAACCCGGACCACACACAGTACAAAGGTTTGGCTTCAACCATTCCAATCTTCCCACGTCTCAAGTGAGGTCGCAAGTGGCTAGTAACATGCAACCTGAACGACATGAGGGCCAGCGTTTTGGCCTCAACAATTCTCGTCCTGCGGTATCTCATGTAAGGCCCAATAGGGGTAGTAGCATGCAACCAGAATCGCATGCGGGACAAAGGATTGTTTTCGATCATTCGGGTCGTCCGGTATCTCAAGTGAGGCCGGATAGGAGTAGTAGCATGCAACCCGAACCACATGCGGGACAAAGGATTGTTTTCGACCATTCGGATCGTCCTTTATCTCAAGTGAAGCCGAATATTACTAGCAGCATGCAAGCCGAAGCACAGGCGGGTCAAAGGATGGTTTCAGACCATTCGGGTCGTCCGGTGTCTcaagggaggccggataggagTAGTAACATGCAACCCGAACCACATGCAGGGCAAAGGATTGTTTTCGACCATTCGGGTCGTCCGGTATCTCAAGTGAGACCGGATAGGAGTAGTAGCATGCAACCCGAACCACAGGCAGAACAAAGGATTGTTTTAGACCATGCGGGGCGTCCTTTATCTCAAGAGAGGCCACCACAAGCGACGAGTAATCTGCAACCCGGCATCATTACCGCGGAGGACTGGATGAGACTACGTCACAGCAATAGAGACAAACGACTGACTGAACCTCCTCCTACAAACAATGCTCCCTCTTGGAGTCCCCCGCAAATACCGAGGATTACGATTTCCCGTCCGCAGGGAGATATGAACAACCAATCAAACGATCGAAATAGGCGGATTCATAACCACGGCGATTTGCTAGTAGATTCGTCAAACCGTCAGCCATCCCAAGGAAACCTTTCCACAGCATCGAATGTAGACTCGGCGACAACTGAAATGAGTCACATGCATCAGAACTACAATATTTCCGGTCAAGACAATACACAAATACTCAGAGACTCGGCCTACCAAAGTCCACTTGGCGCGGAGTCGCAGCCTTTCACGAGAACAGAAAGAGGTGGTCATGAAGAGCAATTTATGACGGAGTATCATGAAGAGTCAAGAATTTCACCAAGACTGGTTTCTAATTCGCATGCAAATATGTACTCACCGAATCTGGACAGTGTCAATAAAGTTGAAACAAAACTCTCATTTAGACCATCTGGTGATCAACAAGAATCCCGTAGCAATGTTTCCAATCGGTCTGTAAACGACGTAGGACCTTGTCAGCAAGCAACGAACGAAGTTAGTTCTGGTCCTATGCCAGGCTCACAGGTGTTTTCAACAGACAGGAAAGACCCGTCAGAATTTCCTGGAGATTGTATCGGACATCAGAACATGAGTAAAAGATTTGCCGAAGGGACACAATGTGCACTTGATGAATCACCGACATCTCCTGTGAGTGAGGTTCAAAGCGACGCCAGCAAAGAATCCTATTATACTTCTTCGTATGATACCTCTAGACAGACTGGCGAGCTTGAATGGGGAATCAACGACAGATCGGAAGCGAAAACAATGATTAATGTTCATAAAGCAGagttttcttactctgaaaAAGACATGACTGAAGGTCTCGAAAAGGAACCGAGGGCTATAATGCACTCTTCAAGAATATCGGAGTCAAATCCACAACGCACATATGTGAAAGAATGTCATCTACCCAGTGCAGAAAGTGCAGCAAAACAAAGGAATTTGTCAGCTGTCACGGAATCGACAACCATTAGGGCAAACAAAGTCAACATTTTCACTACCACCACAGCTCACAATTCTCCCCACAAAATGGCTGCTAGGGAGCCTGTTGCACAGAGTCCTTGTGATAGGAGTGAGATGACAGCCATCCCCGAATCTGAGCAAATTATGCACGCCACCAAACTGAATAATTCGGATGCGGATGCTCTGCAAGAAATTATTCAAACACTTCCACTTCAGGATGAAGTCAATACAGAAAATGCAGATGAAGGCATGTGTCTATCAGTTCAACAGATGGATGTGAAAGGCGAAGTCAATGTTTCTGACAAGGATGAAGTTTCCATTTCTGCCAGTCACGATGTCCTACGAACACCTGTGAAATCAACAGAGTCCGGTGGTGACGTAAATGAAGTTCACACAACAAACCATGTGCCAATTAATGAAAGTGAGATGGGGAATCCTAAAAATCATCCGGATGCAGATGATTTAGATTCCACATCAGGGGCAAAAGGGGCGCAGCTACCAGAAGCGTTGCTATCCGTTGATCACTTGAGCACCCCTGCCACGTATGAAGAAAATCACAAAGATTCGGAAACAGATAATGGAGTGCAACTGAGGGACGTCAACCCAACATCGACGATTGAGTCACAGGGTAGTGAACTCTTGAACTCTATTACCGCAGCAGAACCAGCAGCTGATCTTGTCCCTCACAGTCAGCACGCTGGAGATCAAATGGCTTCACCCGAAATACACATGCAGACTCCGTGCCCCGCCTATGAAACCAGATCATCTGAGACGGTGGCACATAACGGGATGGCTGTAGATCACAAGGATGCAATCGAATCTTCAAACTATGCAGCAAATCATGAGACTATCGCTGAAGACCTTTTATCACCTGTCCAGCAAAGGTCTTCTGAGTCACTCAAAGGAATGACCTCTTCTGATCCGAGTGAAAGTGGGCCGAGAGAAAAGACCACAATATCAGATATCAAAGAAAACGAATTGAAATGCGAAAATGCCGAGTTGGTCATAGATCCTATTCTCATTTATGCCGATCCTGCGCAAGAAATGTTTGCCAGTACCACATGCGCAGAAACAGAGAATCAAGCCATTGAGAATGGAGACAGTGTACCAGATAACGAGGACCATTCTAAGACGAAAATGGACAATGTTGGTGATATATCGGAGGACGTACGTGTCCACCCATTGCCTGAAGACAATAGTGAAAGTACAGAAGCACAACTTTCACCTGTCGCGGCTTCTCTACCAGCACCAATCTTTCAGAAGGGGACTCATGTTTCTGAGGACCTGGAAACTGAGGAGAAATTGAATGATGACCCTTGTAATGACTCAGATGAAGCAACACATGATACACGTTTAAAAGAATTTGGTAAAGTCTGTGAAACACAGCCACACTCACCAGGGCTCTCTGAACAGCATACAGAAATTATCTCTGTAAGTGTCAACCTAAATAGCGCTTCAGAGCTGCAGTCACCTTGTTCAGGTGGGGACCGTATGTCATTATCAGTACATTCTGTTTGTGAAAAGGTAGATTCCGACGAACCACTGTCGAGGGATGATACTGGACTGAAGGCCTCGTCGATTGAGAGCAAAGTAGCTAAAGGGCCCAGTCACACTAAGACAGCCGAGGAGTTTTCTTCGAATGGTTTTGCACAACAGTCAGAGTTTTCACCTCATGAGGAAGATTCGGCCGACATAACTGCAGTCGAAGATATGGTGTTGCTTCAAATAACAGAAGAAGCGATAACAGTACAGAAACTACAGAACAGTGGACCGCAGTCGACGGCAGATAACAATACAGTCCTCAATCCTGAAACTGATAATATCGGGACTGATACCGAAAAGGGTATGAAAGAGCTATTGGCGAGTAAAAATAACTCGAGCGATGTAGAGCTAATCATTCGAGAACTGAAGTCTGTACAGTCTCATGTCGACCCTAcacacagaaatgaaaaaaatcatgaagaaaatcatacaaatgaTGCTGATCCATTGGCTGTCCGTATTTCAGTTGCGCTTTGTGACGCAAATCCATGCGATGCACGAGAGTCAGAGCGGTTAACTTCAGAACCGATTTCTTCATCTGCAAGTAAAGACTTAAGACAAGAAGTATTGCACCTACAAGAATCTCCTGGTCCTCGTGACGAAATGTCAATAGACGAGAAAGGAAAAATACGCTCCGAAGACGACCAACGGATAAGTCATTGCTCCGTGACAACATTAGCTCAGATAAACCTTTCCACTGAAGACGACATCGGTGAAAATTCTTCCTCTGAACGCTTTCCAAGCGGTATCCAAGATACTTTTAGTAATGAGAGGGATAACAGATATGTAGTCCCGCGGCACATACAGAGCGAACAGAGGGAACCCAGTGCTACCAGTGAAGAATCAAGAATAGACACTAATCTAGCGCAATCAGATAGTAATCAGCAGTCAAATATTCCCTCTGTCTTGCAGGAGGTCTCCGAGTCCGTATCGTCTTCTAAACACGCAACAGACGAACCTACGTTCCTCTATCCCTCTGTTGAAAATAATGAGGGAGTCGCTTACGTCGATGAGACAGTGCCAAATGTTGACCTCGTCCTCACAGAGACAAGTCAAGAGGTAGATCCTCGATCAGAAATGGCGTTTTCCTCAGACCATTCACTTCATTCTCCACGAACGCCTGAATTAAAGTCTCAGAGTCTGCCAGAGAACCATCAACATCAAATGGATTCTGGAAAGGGAGACGATTCGGTGGGGTCCGTGAGAACAACAATGCCGGGAGAAGAAACGCCGGAAAGCAGTGCAGAATTGGAAATGACGAGGGATCAGATAACCACTCACCAGACAGAGAGGAGCGAAACTGACGTAGAATTAGAACTGTTCCAGAGCTCGCATTCCATAGTTGAAGAGATGTCAGTGAATGTCACGGACGCAAGCCACCATGACAACTTTGCCAAAAATGCTGATTCGTCCAATAGTGTATCATCATTTCCAGAAAATAGTGAGAAGATGAATGGTGAGAAAACAAATCCATCGTCAGAGCAGTACTCTAGATCTGACTTACAACCTAACAATGTCATCGCTTGTGATGGTGGAGATGCGCATGAGAAAAATTCGCATACTCTTAGCTGTAAAGACGACTctaaaaatatgaaagatgAGAGCAAAGAACTTTCTGGAAAGCAGCATGAGCCAGTTAAGGGAACTGATCTTACGAAACGTTACCTGCATGCACTAAGAGTTGATATCGGAAAGACTGGAAGGAAAACACTGAGAAGCTTTGACTTCAAATTCGCACAAGTAAGCAAGAGAGAGATTAAAGTCGTGGAAGGAAAAGATAAACAGCTGATGAATTCCGAAGTCCAGCACTCCAACCTGCATCCGGACACGGAAAAGCTCTTGACATATCGAAAATCTGACAGGGGTAGCTCTGGAGATTTGTCAAATGCTACTGGAGATGGAGGCAAGACCCAGTCATACAAAGTCTCCGGCGCAAACCCTGGAAACGGAAGCTGTACACCTCTGTTACCGACAGAcgatgaaaacaaagaaaatgtcaaTGCGGCTGATGTAGTTTCCGGAGGAAACACTACGAAAACGTCGGAAAGCCTTGACCTCACGTTTGGAAGAGGAAGCGGGAAAGAGGTGAAAATTTTAGAGGAAAACGATAAACAGCAGATAAGTTCCGAGTTCCGGCATCCCAATCTGCATCATGACATGGACAAGCTCTTGAAAAATGGTGACAGACCTAGTATGGGAGATTCGTCAAATACTAATGGAGATGATATGATGGCTCATGTTGACAAAACCTCCAGCGGAAACACCGAAATCGTTACGTGTACACCTCCGTTTACAACAGACGATGAGACATACAAAAATGCCACTCTGACTGACGATGTTTCCAGCGGAAACACTGAAAATATACATGGAAATGATTCATCAAATACAAATAGAGAGGATGACATTACCCACTCATACAGAGTCTCTGGTGGAAACATTGATATCAGTACCGGTACACCTGCCGAAACGACAGACGATAAAAGCAACGAAAATATCAGTATGACTGGTGATGCTTCCAAAGGAAACACTGAGAAAACGCCAGGAAGATTTGAAGCCATTTTTGAAAGAGAAAACAGGAGTGAGAGTAAAGTCGTAGAAGGACAAGATAAACAACAGATGATTTCCGACTTCGAGCACCCTAACCTGCACCATGATATGGACAAAAAAGATCAAAACGCTAACACAGAAAGACTAGGAGATTCGTTAAATGCTAATGGACCTGATTCTGACCAAACCTGCAGCGAAAACGCGGAAATTGTTACCTGTGCACCTCCCTTGACTGCAGACGATGAAAGTAACAAAGATACCAATGTTACAGGTGGTGTTTCCAATGATGGTGTTTCAATCGAAAGCACCGAGAGCACAGAGAGAGATAATTCAAATGTTAACAGAGACGACGACGAGACCTATTCATACAGAATCTCCATTGAAAACACTAAAAACGAAAGCAATACACCACTCGTAACGGCAGACGAAGAAACCAACGATAGGATCGATGTTTCCAGCAAAAACACTGAGAAAACGGATGGAAATGATTCGTTCAAAATTGATGAACATAGTGACAGTGCCCTTTCTGTCAACGCATCCAGCGGTGACACTGGAAAAATAGATTCTGCACCTCTCTCAAAGGCTGACAGTGAAATCGAAACACAACGTGTGAGTGATGTTAACCCTGCTACACAACCTGCAAAAGTAAACAACGATGCAGTCTTGTCATTCCGATCTAAGGCGAATTATAAATCTGAGCTCAGAAAGCTGTCTCGTGAGATACAAGCCTTCCGTTCAGAATTGACAGAGGACGGATTTGCATCGAGCAATAAAGAGTCATTTCAAAGTCCTTCAAGTGATGACTCCGAATTCCTAGCTCTGGAAGCGATGTGTATGGACGAAGATTCAGTAGAGAATCGTCTGTCGCTCATCATCGATGAAGACATCATAAACAATTTACACATAAACGAAGACGACGTCGAGCCTACAAGGCGTGGAAGGCTTTACTCCAGTGAAAGTGTCTCTAGTGAGTTGGGAGTTTCACGACAATCACGTATACCAGTTCCAGTCAGAAAAATTTCGCGTAGTCATAGTTGTCTAGCAGACATAGAGAGAGACGACAGCCCATATGGAGATCATCTTGGCAGTCAATCTCGAAAGCAACGATCAGTTGCACGGATTGTGCCCATACCGCGGGGCGGCACACGTTCAATGCCAACAACTCCCACTCTTTCTAGACGATCCCGCTCAAAAATCCCTGTACTTTCATCTGCTAATCCCACTCCGAGGGCAGAACTCAAGAAGCAAAGTGACCGAGAAAAGACACGATCATCGAAAACAGTAAGACCAAGAGGGTCTCTTTGGTCGTATTCATCGACCCCGGACCTTGCTAGCGATGGCTTCGATCGTTTCAACAACTTTAGGCAAGAAAAGGCTCGTTCACCTTTTACTCCGACTGGAACGCCAAGATATAAGAGTCTCCGACAGAAAAATAAGCAACCAAAGCCACTTCCACCTTTCAAACCTCGAGAGTGTGCAATAGTCCCTCTCCCCGAATGGGAACGTCTGAAGAAGGTTCTCGACTCTGCAGGGGCACCTAGGGCAAGCACCTGTCCATCTACTCCCTCAGAAACGTGCTTCCTCAGCAGAGCTTCTTCACAGGAGTCTTGGGATTTTCCTACTATGTCTGAGGGATACTATTCACCTAGATCACCCGGATACGCAACACCGCGATCTGTGTCTGCTTGTACATCTCCAAGGCCATCGAGATGGAGAGTTGATGGCAAAGTACCGAGGCACCTTAAAAAGAAGTATGCTTGGGAACCAAGTGAAGCTGCACTCACAGCGAACTATGACTTAGATAGAAAACAATTTCAGTCTCTAGCACGGGAACCGCATGGCATTTCTTCTACGACGCCAGTGAAGGCATCGACTGTCACACCGTCTTCAATGGATATACCGGAGAGCAATAAAGCACAGAGAACAACTTGCAGAAAAGGAGATCGTTTTAACTCCAGCAACAAACGTGTTCCCCAGGACGACGCCCGTGATGGCGATGATGTTGATAGTGTTAAGGCCAGCAGCAATCCGGCACCGCGAGGCGCTGAAAATATATCACCAACTAGTGGCTTGAAAGCGGAACATCGGGTAGGGTTTAATCTTGAGCAATTTTCATCGGATACTGATTCCGAGCCAGAGCGTTTTGTGAGGTCAGATCCAAATCTTGCGGCAAGAACAAAGGGATTATCATTGAAGAGGAGATTGTCTCTCCGAAGGAAGAAGGCCCCCGAAAAATCTAAGAGAGATGATGTGCCAGAGAAATCccccaagaagaagaaaagaatgtttGCTTTTTTAAAATGGTTGGGACTTAAGAAATGA